The genomic region ATCGCTGCACTATGCGATTGGAAGCGGCAACGAGTCACTTGTGCGTTTATTGATCGAACGGGATGCTGACATTGAACACTCGAAAAACGTCGTCTATATCACTCCCCTCGGTACTGCCGTTTTGACCGGCCGAGTTGCGATGGTGCGTCTATTGCTTGACTCAGGAGCGGACGCGACTGCTTTGCTGTATCCTGGTGACAGGTCGATGATTGACGTTGCCGAAGAAGACGGAAGTGTAGAGATCGCATCGCTCCTTCGAAGGTACGCATCTGAGACATAGAATGCGACGAACCAGCGGATGCACGTGAGTCGCCGAGTTGAGTTTATTGAAGTGGTGAGTCGTTCGCGGCGACCACGTGATCCGTATCGTTCGCCAACTGATTGAATGAATCCTTTCGCTCCGACTAACGTTTCGTCTGACTTACCCGGCGCGCTTTCGCGTTGGAGATTTCTCCCAGCTGCGATCTGCTTGCTCATTGCCGTGTTCTTCGTTG from Rubripirellula reticaptiva harbors:
- a CDS encoding ankyrin repeat domain-containing protein; translated protein: MDTADLWTRILEASRNGDLRLVQDLLDSGADPNWQDIFDGYTSLHYAIGSGNESLVRLLIERDADIEHSKNVVYITPLGTAVLTGRVAMVRLLLDSGADATALLYPGDRSMIDVAEEDGSVEIASLLRRYASET